From the genome of Anopheles moucheti chromosome 3, idAnoMoucSN_F20_07, whole genome shotgun sequence, one region includes:
- the LOC128300720 gene encoding formin-binding protein 1-like isoform X3, translating into MAAQEIESGTTWGKELWDQFDNLATHTQKGIDFFERFGNFIRDRSAIEVEYALKLRRLVKNYQPKKNKEDEENEFSSLIAFKNVLKEVADLAGQREVVAENLQNQVLQGIMLLAKNLRDERKKALNQGAGLTQSLHTQIGTLDRAKRSYEKAFREAEKAIEGYHKADADFHLSRADVEKQRVNMNIRNSQSEDAKSEYANQLQITNKQQQQHYQIALPEVFNKLQELDEKRTRGMKEFIKRAADVEYEVSPIIARCLEGMVKAADSINEKDDSMIVIEKYQSGFQPPGDIPFEDLSKPDPDASNNSQTHNSSTGLNHMTGKGTTKDKLKKRVGIFGIFTGNKKRKILEACINVKNNLTTDGLKEDFSDLPPTQRRKKLTAKVQELQQKVAQEQAASDGLMKMKGVYEANSMLGDPRTVEEQLNESVSRLDRLRQELLRYQKLLEQANNQTFIQHSPQSNRVTQNGQRSSRHSNGSSNHENSHEDNGEDHPDDAGSLSRSASESSVQQAQNGLNINNNGSSASPESGLGTSHTSLPGSGQGSTNEQPMNEEYYEAETPLGTCRALYPFDATSEGSIPMSEGEELQVIEVDQGDGWTRVRRFSSKGWEEGFVPTSYIECTLYA; encoded by the exons ACGGCTCGTGAAGAACTATCAACCCAAAAAGAACAAAGAGGACGAAGAAAATGA aTTTTCCTCCCTGATTGCATTCAAAAATGTCCTCAAAGAGGTGGCCGATCTGGCCGGCCAGCGGGAAGTGGTCGCCGAAAACCTACAGAACCAGGTGCTGCAGGGTATTATGCTGCTGGCGAAAAATCTGCGCGATGAGCGCAAAAAGGCACTGAACCAGGGCGCGGGCCTGACCCAGTCGCTCCACACACAGATTGGCACGCTGGATCGGGCGAAACGCAGCTACGAGAAGGCGTTCCGTGAGGCGGAAAAGGCGATCGAGGGCTACCACAAGGCGGACGCCGATTTTCACCTCAGCCGTGCCGATGTCGAGAAGCAGCGCGTGAACATGAACATACGCAACAGCCAGTCGGAGGACGCGAAGAGTGAATACGCTAACCAGCTGCAGATCAcaaacaagcagcagcagcagcactatcAAATAGCACTTCCGGAG GTGTTCAATAAGCTGCAGGAGCTGGACGAAAAGCGAACGCGCGGTATGAAGGAATTCATCAAACGTGCGGCAGATGTCGAGTACGAAGTTTCGCCCATCATTGCCCGCTGCCTGGAAGGCATGGTAAAGGCAGCCGATTCGATCAATGAGAAGGACGATTCGATGATTGTTATAGAAAA ATATCAGTCCGGTTTTCAGCCCCCGGGAGATATACCGTTCGAGGATCTATCCAAGCCCGACCCGGACGCTTCGAACAACTCACAAACTCACAACTCCAGCACCGGACTTAACCATATGACGGGGAAGGGCACAACGAAGGATAAGCTTAAGAAACGCGTTGGCATTTTCGGCATCTTCACCGGCAATAAG AAACGC AAGATTCTCGAAGCCTGCATAAATGTGAAG AACAACCTTACCACGGACGGCCTGAAGGAAGATTTCAGCGACCTGCCACCGACGCAACGGCGGAAAAAGCTCACGGCAAAGGTGCAGGAACTGCAGCAGAAGGTAGCCCAGGAGCAAGCGGCCAGCGATGggttgatgaagatgaaggGAGTGTACGAAGCGAACTCAATGCTTGGCGACCCGCGTACGGTAGAGGAGCAGCTAAATGAATCGGTCAGCCGGTTGGACAGGCTACGGCAGGAGCTGTTGCGCTACCAAAAGCTGCTGGAGCAGGCTAACAACCAAACGTTCATACAGCACAGTCCTCAATCAAACCGTGTGACACAGAACGGACAACGGTCGTCCAG ACATTCCAACGGTAGCAGTAATCATGAGAACAGCCACGAAGATAATGGTGAAGACCATCCAGACGATGCCGGTAGCCTTAGCAGGTCAGCTTCCGAAAGTAGTGTACAGCAAGCGCAAAATGGGCTTAACATTAACAACAACGG CAGCTCAGCGAGTCCGGAAAGTGGGCTGGGTACATCACACACCTCGCTACCTGGTTCCGGTCAAGGCAGCACGAACGAACAGCCAATGAATGAGGAATACTACGAAGCAGAAACGCCGCTAGGAACGTGTCGAGCGCTCTATCCATTTGACG CAACGAGTGAGGGCAGCATTCCAATGTCGGAAGGGGAAGAATTGCAAGTGATAGAAGTAGACCAGGGAGACGGTTGGACCCGAGTGCGACGGTTTAGCTCGAAGGGTTGGGAAGAAGGCTTTGTACCGACCAGTTACATTGAGTGTACGCTGTATGCGTAG
- the LOC128300720 gene encoding formin-binding protein 1-like isoform X4 gives MAAQEIESGTTWGKELWDQFDNLATHTQKGIDFFERFGNFIRDRSAIEVEYALKLRRLVKNYQPKKNKEDEENEFSSLIAFKNVLKEVADLAGQREVVAENLQNQVLQGIMLLAKNLRDERKKALNQGAGLTQSLHTQIGTLDRAKRSYEKAFREAEKAIEGYHKADADFHLSRADVEKQRVNMNIRNSQSEDAKSEYANQLQITNKQQQQHYQIALPEVFNKLQELDEKRTRGMKEFIKRAADVEYEVSPIIARCLEGMVKAADSINEKDDSMIVIEKYQSGFQPPGDIPFEDLSKPDPDASNNSQTHNSSTGLNHMTGKGTTKDKLKKRVGIFGIFTGNKNNLTTDGLKEDFSDLPPTQRRKKLTAKVQELQQKVAQEQAASDGLMKMKGVYEANSMLGDPRTVEEQLNESVSRLDRLRQELLRYQKLLEQANNQTFIQHSPQSNRVTQNGQRSSRHSNGSSNHENSHEDNGEDHPDDAGSLSSSSASPESGLGTSHTSLPGSGQGSTNEQPMNEEYYEAETPLGTCRALYPFDATSEGSIPMSEGEELQVIEVDQGDGWTRVRRFSSKGWEEGFVPTSYIECTLYA, from the exons ACGGCTCGTGAAGAACTATCAACCCAAAAAGAACAAAGAGGACGAAGAAAATGA aTTTTCCTCCCTGATTGCATTCAAAAATGTCCTCAAAGAGGTGGCCGATCTGGCCGGCCAGCGGGAAGTGGTCGCCGAAAACCTACAGAACCAGGTGCTGCAGGGTATTATGCTGCTGGCGAAAAATCTGCGCGATGAGCGCAAAAAGGCACTGAACCAGGGCGCGGGCCTGACCCAGTCGCTCCACACACAGATTGGCACGCTGGATCGGGCGAAACGCAGCTACGAGAAGGCGTTCCGTGAGGCGGAAAAGGCGATCGAGGGCTACCACAAGGCGGACGCCGATTTTCACCTCAGCCGTGCCGATGTCGAGAAGCAGCGCGTGAACATGAACATACGCAACAGCCAGTCGGAGGACGCGAAGAGTGAATACGCTAACCAGCTGCAGATCAcaaacaagcagcagcagcagcactatcAAATAGCACTTCCGGAG GTGTTCAATAAGCTGCAGGAGCTGGACGAAAAGCGAACGCGCGGTATGAAGGAATTCATCAAACGTGCGGCAGATGTCGAGTACGAAGTTTCGCCCATCATTGCCCGCTGCCTGGAAGGCATGGTAAAGGCAGCCGATTCGATCAATGAGAAGGACGATTCGATGATTGTTATAGAAAA ATATCAGTCCGGTTTTCAGCCCCCGGGAGATATACCGTTCGAGGATCTATCCAAGCCCGACCCGGACGCTTCGAACAACTCACAAACTCACAACTCCAGCACCGGACTTAACCATATGACGGGGAAGGGCACAACGAAGGATAAGCTTAAGAAACGCGTTGGCATTTTCGGCATCTTCACCGGCAATAAG AACAACCTTACCACGGACGGCCTGAAGGAAGATTTCAGCGACCTGCCACCGACGCAACGGCGGAAAAAGCTCACGGCAAAGGTGCAGGAACTGCAGCAGAAGGTAGCCCAGGAGCAAGCGGCCAGCGATGggttgatgaagatgaaggGAGTGTACGAAGCGAACTCAATGCTTGGCGACCCGCGTACGGTAGAGGAGCAGCTAAATGAATCGGTCAGCCGGTTGGACAGGCTACGGCAGGAGCTGTTGCGCTACCAAAAGCTGCTGGAGCAGGCTAACAACCAAACGTTCATACAGCACAGTCCTCAATCAAACCGTGTGACACAGAACGGACAACGGTCGTCCAG ACATTCCAACGGTAGCAGTAATCATGAGAACAGCCACGAAGATAATGGTGAAGACCATCCAGACGATGCCGGTAGCCTTAGCAG CAGCTCAGCGAGTCCGGAAAGTGGGCTGGGTACATCACACACCTCGCTACCTGGTTCCGGTCAAGGCAGCACGAACGAACAGCCAATGAATGAGGAATACTACGAAGCAGAAACGCCGCTAGGAACGTGTCGAGCGCTCTATCCATTTGACG CAACGAGTGAGGGCAGCATTCCAATGTCGGAAGGGGAAGAATTGCAAGTGATAGAAGTAGACCAGGGAGACGGTTGGACCCGAGTGCGACGGTTTAGCTCGAAGGGTTGGGAAGAAGGCTTTGTACCGACCAGTTACATTGAGTGTACGCTGTATGCGTAG
- the LOC128300720 gene encoding formin-binding protein 1-like isoform X1 encodes MAAQEIESGTTWGKELWDQFDNLATHTQKGIDFFERFGNFIRDRSAIEVEYALKLRRLVKNYQPKKNKEDEENEFSSLIAFKNVLKEVADLAGQREVVAENLQNQVLQGIMLLAKNLRDERKKALNQGAGLTQSLHTQIGTLDRAKRSYEKAFREAEKAIEGYHKADADFHLSRADVEKQRVNMNIRNSQSEDAKSEYANQLQITNKQQQQHYQIALPEVFNKLQELDEKRTRGMKEFIKRAADVEYEVSPIIARCLEGMVKAADSINEKDDSMIVIEKYQSGFQPPGDIPFEDLSKPDPDASNNSQTHNSSTGLNHMTGKGTTKDKLKKRVGIFGIFTGNKNNLTTDGLKEDFSDLPPTQRRKKLTAKVQELQQKVAQEQAASDGLMKMKGVYEANSMLGDPRTVEEQLNESVSRLDRLRQELLRYQKLLEQANNQTFIQHSPQSNRVTQNGQRSSRHSNGSSNHENSHEDNGEDHPDDAGSLSRSASESSVQQAQNGLNINNNGSSASPESGLGTSHTSLPGSGQGSTNEQPMNEEYYEAETPLGTCRALYPFDATSEGSIPMSEGEELQVIEVDQGDGWTRVRRFSSKGWEEGFVPTSYIECTLYA; translated from the exons ACGGCTCGTGAAGAACTATCAACCCAAAAAGAACAAAGAGGACGAAGAAAATGA aTTTTCCTCCCTGATTGCATTCAAAAATGTCCTCAAAGAGGTGGCCGATCTGGCCGGCCAGCGGGAAGTGGTCGCCGAAAACCTACAGAACCAGGTGCTGCAGGGTATTATGCTGCTGGCGAAAAATCTGCGCGATGAGCGCAAAAAGGCACTGAACCAGGGCGCGGGCCTGACCCAGTCGCTCCACACACAGATTGGCACGCTGGATCGGGCGAAACGCAGCTACGAGAAGGCGTTCCGTGAGGCGGAAAAGGCGATCGAGGGCTACCACAAGGCGGACGCCGATTTTCACCTCAGCCGTGCCGATGTCGAGAAGCAGCGCGTGAACATGAACATACGCAACAGCCAGTCGGAGGACGCGAAGAGTGAATACGCTAACCAGCTGCAGATCAcaaacaagcagcagcagcagcactatcAAATAGCACTTCCGGAG GTGTTCAATAAGCTGCAGGAGCTGGACGAAAAGCGAACGCGCGGTATGAAGGAATTCATCAAACGTGCGGCAGATGTCGAGTACGAAGTTTCGCCCATCATTGCCCGCTGCCTGGAAGGCATGGTAAAGGCAGCCGATTCGATCAATGAGAAGGACGATTCGATGATTGTTATAGAAAA ATATCAGTCCGGTTTTCAGCCCCCGGGAGATATACCGTTCGAGGATCTATCCAAGCCCGACCCGGACGCTTCGAACAACTCACAAACTCACAACTCCAGCACCGGACTTAACCATATGACGGGGAAGGGCACAACGAAGGATAAGCTTAAGAAACGCGTTGGCATTTTCGGCATCTTCACCGGCAATAAG AACAACCTTACCACGGACGGCCTGAAGGAAGATTTCAGCGACCTGCCACCGACGCAACGGCGGAAAAAGCTCACGGCAAAGGTGCAGGAACTGCAGCAGAAGGTAGCCCAGGAGCAAGCGGCCAGCGATGggttgatgaagatgaaggGAGTGTACGAAGCGAACTCAATGCTTGGCGACCCGCGTACGGTAGAGGAGCAGCTAAATGAATCGGTCAGCCGGTTGGACAGGCTACGGCAGGAGCTGTTGCGCTACCAAAAGCTGCTGGAGCAGGCTAACAACCAAACGTTCATACAGCACAGTCCTCAATCAAACCGTGTGACACAGAACGGACAACGGTCGTCCAG ACATTCCAACGGTAGCAGTAATCATGAGAACAGCCACGAAGATAATGGTGAAGACCATCCAGACGATGCCGGTAGCCTTAGCAGGTCAGCTTCCGAAAGTAGTGTACAGCAAGCGCAAAATGGGCTTAACATTAACAACAACGG CAGCTCAGCGAGTCCGGAAAGTGGGCTGGGTACATCACACACCTCGCTACCTGGTTCCGGTCAAGGCAGCACGAACGAACAGCCAATGAATGAGGAATACTACGAAGCAGAAACGCCGCTAGGAACGTGTCGAGCGCTCTATCCATTTGACG CAACGAGTGAGGGCAGCATTCCAATGTCGGAAGGGGAAGAATTGCAAGTGATAGAAGTAGACCAGGGAGACGGTTGGACCCGAGTGCGACGGTTTAGCTCGAAGGGTTGGGAAGAAGGCTTTGTACCGACCAGTTACATTGAGTGTACGCTGTATGCGTAG
- the LOC128300720 gene encoding formin-binding protein 1-like isoform X2: MAAQEIESGTTWGKELWDQFDNLATHTQKGIDFFERFGNFIRDRSAIEVEYALKLRRLVKNYQPKKNKEDEENEFSSLIAFKNVLKEVADLAGQREVVAENLQNQVLQGIMLLAKNLRDERKKALNQGAGLTQSLHTQIGTLDRAKRSYEKAFREAEKAIEGYHKADADFHLSRADVEKQRVNMNIRNSQSEDAKSEYANQLQITNKQQQQHYQIALPEVFNKLQELDEKRTRGMKEFIKRAADVEYEVSPIIARCLEGMVKAADSINEKDDSMIVIEKYQSGFQPPGDIPFEDLSKPDPDASNNSQTHNSSTGLNHMTGKGTTKDKLKKRVGIFGIFTGNKNNLTTDGLKEDFSDLPPTQRRKKLTAKVQELQQKVAQEQAASDGLMKMKGVYEANSMLGDPRTVEEQLNESVSRLDRLRQELLRYQKLLEQANNQTFIQHSPQSNRVTQNGQRSSRHSNGSSNHENSHEDNGEDHPDDAGSLSRSASESSVQQAQNGLNINNNGSASPESGLGTSHTSLPGSGQGSTNEQPMNEEYYEAETPLGTCRALYPFDATSEGSIPMSEGEELQVIEVDQGDGWTRVRRFSSKGWEEGFVPTSYIECTLYA; the protein is encoded by the exons ACGGCTCGTGAAGAACTATCAACCCAAAAAGAACAAAGAGGACGAAGAAAATGA aTTTTCCTCCCTGATTGCATTCAAAAATGTCCTCAAAGAGGTGGCCGATCTGGCCGGCCAGCGGGAAGTGGTCGCCGAAAACCTACAGAACCAGGTGCTGCAGGGTATTATGCTGCTGGCGAAAAATCTGCGCGATGAGCGCAAAAAGGCACTGAACCAGGGCGCGGGCCTGACCCAGTCGCTCCACACACAGATTGGCACGCTGGATCGGGCGAAACGCAGCTACGAGAAGGCGTTCCGTGAGGCGGAAAAGGCGATCGAGGGCTACCACAAGGCGGACGCCGATTTTCACCTCAGCCGTGCCGATGTCGAGAAGCAGCGCGTGAACATGAACATACGCAACAGCCAGTCGGAGGACGCGAAGAGTGAATACGCTAACCAGCTGCAGATCAcaaacaagcagcagcagcagcactatcAAATAGCACTTCCGGAG GTGTTCAATAAGCTGCAGGAGCTGGACGAAAAGCGAACGCGCGGTATGAAGGAATTCATCAAACGTGCGGCAGATGTCGAGTACGAAGTTTCGCCCATCATTGCCCGCTGCCTGGAAGGCATGGTAAAGGCAGCCGATTCGATCAATGAGAAGGACGATTCGATGATTGTTATAGAAAA ATATCAGTCCGGTTTTCAGCCCCCGGGAGATATACCGTTCGAGGATCTATCCAAGCCCGACCCGGACGCTTCGAACAACTCACAAACTCACAACTCCAGCACCGGACTTAACCATATGACGGGGAAGGGCACAACGAAGGATAAGCTTAAGAAACGCGTTGGCATTTTCGGCATCTTCACCGGCAATAAG AACAACCTTACCACGGACGGCCTGAAGGAAGATTTCAGCGACCTGCCACCGACGCAACGGCGGAAAAAGCTCACGGCAAAGGTGCAGGAACTGCAGCAGAAGGTAGCCCAGGAGCAAGCGGCCAGCGATGggttgatgaagatgaaggGAGTGTACGAAGCGAACTCAATGCTTGGCGACCCGCGTACGGTAGAGGAGCAGCTAAATGAATCGGTCAGCCGGTTGGACAGGCTACGGCAGGAGCTGTTGCGCTACCAAAAGCTGCTGGAGCAGGCTAACAACCAAACGTTCATACAGCACAGTCCTCAATCAAACCGTGTGACACAGAACGGACAACGGTCGTCCAG ACATTCCAACGGTAGCAGTAATCATGAGAACAGCCACGAAGATAATGGTGAAGACCATCCAGACGATGCCGGTAGCCTTAGCAGGTCAGCTTCCGAAAGTAGTGTACAGCAAGCGCAAAATGGGCTTAACATTAACAACAACGG CTCAGCGAGTCCGGAAAGTGGGCTGGGTACATCACACACCTCGCTACCTGGTTCCGGTCAAGGCAGCACGAACGAACAGCCAATGAATGAGGAATACTACGAAGCAGAAACGCCGCTAGGAACGTGTCGAGCGCTCTATCCATTTGACG CAACGAGTGAGGGCAGCATTCCAATGTCGGAAGGGGAAGAATTGCAAGTGATAGAAGTAGACCAGGGAGACGGTTGGACCCGAGTGCGACGGTTTAGCTCGAAGGGTTGGGAAGAAGGCTTTGTACCGACCAGTTACATTGAGTGTACGCTGTATGCGTAG
- the LOC128300720 gene encoding formin-binding protein 1-like isoform X5, giving the protein MAAQEIESGTTWGKELWDQFDNLATHTQKGIDFFERFGNFIRDRSAIEVEYALKLRRLVKNYQPKKNKEDEENEFSSLIAFKNVLKEVADLAGQREVVAENLQNQVLQGIMLLAKNLRDERKKALNQGAGLTQSLHTQIGTLDRAKRSYEKAFREAEKAIEGYHKADADFHLSRADVEKQRVNMNIRNSQSEDAKSEYANQLQITNKQQQQHYQIALPEVFNKLQELDEKRTRGMKEFIKRAADVEYEVSPIIARCLEGMVKAADSINEKDDSMIVIEKYQSGFQPPGDIPFEDLSKPDPDASNNSQTHNSSTGLNHMTGKGTTKDKLKKRVGIFGIFTGNKNNLTTDGLKEDFSDLPPTQRRKKLTAKVQELQQKVAQEQAASDGLMKMKGVYEANSMLGDPRTVEEQLNESVSRLDRLRQELLRYQKLLEQANNQTFIQHSPQSNRVTQNGQRSSRHSNGSSNHENSHEDNGEDHPDDAGSLSSSASPESGLGTSHTSLPGSGQGSTNEQPMNEEYYEAETPLGTCRALYPFDATSEGSIPMSEGEELQVIEVDQGDGWTRVRRFSSKGWEEGFVPTSYIECTLYA; this is encoded by the exons ACGGCTCGTGAAGAACTATCAACCCAAAAAGAACAAAGAGGACGAAGAAAATGA aTTTTCCTCCCTGATTGCATTCAAAAATGTCCTCAAAGAGGTGGCCGATCTGGCCGGCCAGCGGGAAGTGGTCGCCGAAAACCTACAGAACCAGGTGCTGCAGGGTATTATGCTGCTGGCGAAAAATCTGCGCGATGAGCGCAAAAAGGCACTGAACCAGGGCGCGGGCCTGACCCAGTCGCTCCACACACAGATTGGCACGCTGGATCGGGCGAAACGCAGCTACGAGAAGGCGTTCCGTGAGGCGGAAAAGGCGATCGAGGGCTACCACAAGGCGGACGCCGATTTTCACCTCAGCCGTGCCGATGTCGAGAAGCAGCGCGTGAACATGAACATACGCAACAGCCAGTCGGAGGACGCGAAGAGTGAATACGCTAACCAGCTGCAGATCAcaaacaagcagcagcagcagcactatcAAATAGCACTTCCGGAG GTGTTCAATAAGCTGCAGGAGCTGGACGAAAAGCGAACGCGCGGTATGAAGGAATTCATCAAACGTGCGGCAGATGTCGAGTACGAAGTTTCGCCCATCATTGCCCGCTGCCTGGAAGGCATGGTAAAGGCAGCCGATTCGATCAATGAGAAGGACGATTCGATGATTGTTATAGAAAA ATATCAGTCCGGTTTTCAGCCCCCGGGAGATATACCGTTCGAGGATCTATCCAAGCCCGACCCGGACGCTTCGAACAACTCACAAACTCACAACTCCAGCACCGGACTTAACCATATGACGGGGAAGGGCACAACGAAGGATAAGCTTAAGAAACGCGTTGGCATTTTCGGCATCTTCACCGGCAATAAG AACAACCTTACCACGGACGGCCTGAAGGAAGATTTCAGCGACCTGCCACCGACGCAACGGCGGAAAAAGCTCACGGCAAAGGTGCAGGAACTGCAGCAGAAGGTAGCCCAGGAGCAAGCGGCCAGCGATGggttgatgaagatgaaggGAGTGTACGAAGCGAACTCAATGCTTGGCGACCCGCGTACGGTAGAGGAGCAGCTAAATGAATCGGTCAGCCGGTTGGACAGGCTACGGCAGGAGCTGTTGCGCTACCAAAAGCTGCTGGAGCAGGCTAACAACCAAACGTTCATACAGCACAGTCCTCAATCAAACCGTGTGACACAGAACGGACAACGGTCGTCCAG ACATTCCAACGGTAGCAGTAATCATGAGAACAGCCACGAAGATAATGGTGAAGACCATCCAGACGATGCCGGTAGCCTTAGCAG CTCAGCGAGTCCGGAAAGTGGGCTGGGTACATCACACACCTCGCTACCTGGTTCCGGTCAAGGCAGCACGAACGAACAGCCAATGAATGAGGAATACTACGAAGCAGAAACGCCGCTAGGAACGTGTCGAGCGCTCTATCCATTTGACG CAACGAGTGAGGGCAGCATTCCAATGTCGGAAGGGGAAGAATTGCAAGTGATAGAAGTAGACCAGGGAGACGGTTGGACCCGAGTGCGACGGTTTAGCTCGAAGGGTTGGGAAGAAGGCTTTGTACCGACCAGTTACATTGAGTGTACGCTGTATGCGTAG